Part of the Sinorhizobium terangae genome is shown below.
GGCCGTCTACTCGCTTGGGTCCGCCTGCGTCGGGATCGTCCTTGGTACCGTGCTCGCCATCATCGTCGAACGGACCAATACTCCGGGGCGCAAGTATGCCTTCCTCGGTGCCGTCATTTCGCTTGCGATCCCGCATGTTCTCTACACCGTTGCCTGGCTCATGATCCTTGGCAAATCGGGCCCGTTCAACCAAATGCTGAAGGCGATCTTCGGGGCGACGGCGCCGTCGTTCGACGTGTATTCGCTGCCCGGCATGATCCTGATCGAAGGCGTCGGATTCGTGCCGCTGACCTTCCTGATGATGTCGGCGGTCCTTCGTTCGACGGATGCCGCCTTCGAAGAAGCATCGATGATGAGCGGGGCAGGGCCGGTCACGACATTCTGGAAGATAACCCTCAGGATGGGGATGCCCGGCGTGCTGGCGCTGCTGCTCTTAAGCTTCATCCGCGCTTTCGAATCCTTCGAGGTGCCGGCGATCGTCGGCCTCGCCGGCAATATCGAGGTCTTGAGCACGAGCATCTACCAGAGTTCGCGCGCGACGACGCCGCCGAATTTCGGCCAGGCCGGAGCCTACTCCGTCTGTCTGCTCGCCTTCCTTGCCTGCCTTCTCTATTTCTACGGGCGGCTTTCCCGGCACGCCCACCGCTACCAGACGATAACCGGCAAGGGATACCGTCCGCGGGTGATCGATCTCGGTCGTGGCCGCTATGCCAGCATGCTGGTGCTCATCGCCATCCTGCTCTTCGTCATCGGACTGCCGCTGGCGATCATAGTCTTCGTGTCCTTCAAACCCTTCTTCGGGAGTTTCAATGTCGCCAGCCTCTCGCGCTGGACGTTGAAGAATTATGCGACCGTGATCGGCCCAGGCTTTTTCCGCTCGACGCTCGTCAACACGCTGGTGCTCGGGACGGTCACGGCAAGCATTGTCGTGCCCTTCACGGCCCTTTGCGCCTGGCTTGCCGTTCGCCGCAAACCTGCGGCATGGGTGCTTGATCAGCTCGCCACCGCGCCGCTGACGTTCCCATCGATCGTCATGGGCGTCGCTTTCCTGCAGGTCTTTGTCAACCTGCCGTTCCCGTTCTATGGAACGCTGACCTCGGTGATCGTCGCTTCGGCCGTCGCTTATCTGCCCTACGGCATGCGCTACGCCTATGCCGGAGTGCTGCAGATCCACTCCGATCTCGAAGAGGCTTCGACAGCTTCGGGTGCGCCGCAGATGCAGACCTTCCTCAGGATCGTCCTGCCGCTGCTTTCGGCCTCGATGATCAGTTGCTGGCTGTTCGTCTTCCTGCTTGCGGTGCGGGCCATGTCACTGCCGCTTCTTCTCGTCGGACCCGGAAGCTCGCTCGTCGCCGTGAGCCTGTTCGATCTCTGGCAGAACGGGCAGGTGACCGAGCTCGCCGCCATGGGCACGGTCTGGGTTGCCCTCATGACATGCGTTAGCGGATGCTTCTATCTGGTGGCGCGCCGTTTCCGGATCCTCACCGCTTAGTTGCATTCCAGGGAGGTGAAATATGCTGAGAGTTGGTAATCTCGTAAAACAATACATCAACGAAGCGGGGGAGCGAAAAGGCGGGGTGTCCGGCGTCAGCTTCGACGTCAAGGAGGGCGAGCTGTTCACGCTTCTCGGCCCTTCCGGTTGCGGCAAGACGACGACGCTGCGGTCGATAGCGGGTCTCGAACATCCCGACAGCGGTCTGATCCAGCTTGACGGCCGCGACCTCTTCGACAGCCGTTCCGACATACAGTTGCCGATGTACGAGCGCGACATCGGCATGGTCTTTCAGTCCTATGCGATCTGGCCGCATATGAGCGTCTTCGAGAATGCAGCCTATCCCTTGCGCACCCGCCGCAACGGTCATCTTGCGCGCGAGGCGATCGAATCCCGCGTGATGCGCTCACTCGAAATGGTCGGACTGTCCGAATACCGCAACCGGTCGGCCACGAAGCTTTCAGGCGGGCAGCAGCAGCGCCTGGCGCTCGCCCGCGCCCTGGTGCGCGAGCCGAAGCTGCTCCTGCTCGACGAGCCGCTCAGCAACCTCGATGCGCTGCTTCGCGAGCAGATGCGTTCGGAAATCAAGCGCCTGCAGACCGAATGGGGGGTCACGACGATCTACGTGACGCATGACCAGAGCGAGGCAATGGCGCTCTCCGACCGGGTGGCGGTGCTCAACAATGGCGT
Proteins encoded:
- a CDS encoding ABC transporter permease; translation: MKTLQLSAVTVPTVRKINFSPVVLVLAAILLVLIIPPAAYLVASSLYTTNFDGSFDQFTFEFFADLLRNPYFLRSLMHTAVYSLGSACVGIVLGTVLAIIVERTNTPGRKYAFLGAVISLAIPHVLYTVAWLMILGKSGPFNQMLKAIFGATAPSFDVYSLPGMILIEGVGFVPLTFLMMSAVLRSTDAAFEEASMMSGAGPVTTFWKITLRMGMPGVLALLLLSFIRAFESFEVPAIVGLAGNIEVLSTSIYQSSRATTPPNFGQAGAYSVCLLAFLACLLYFYGRLSRHAHRYQTITGKGYRPRVIDLGRGRYASMLVLIAILLFVIGLPLAIIVFVSFKPFFGSFNVASLSRWTLKNYATVIGPGFFRSTLVNTLVLGTVTASIVVPFTALCAWLAVRRKPAAWVLDQLATAPLTFPSIVMGVAFLQVFVNLPFPFYGTLTSVIVASAVAYLPYGMRYAYAGVLQIHSDLEEASTASGAPQMQTFLRIVLPLLSASMISCWLFVFLLAVRAMSLPLLLVGPGSSLVAVSLFDLWQNGQVTELAAMGTVWVALMTCVSGCFYLVARRFRILTA
- a CDS encoding ABC transporter ATP-binding protein — translated: MLRVGNLVKQYINEAGERKGGVSGVSFDVKEGELFTLLGPSGCGKTTTLRSIAGLEHPDSGLIQLDGRDLFDSRSDIQLPMYERDIGMVFQSYAIWPHMSVFENAAYPLRTRRNGHLAREAIESRVMRSLEMVGLSEYRNRSATKLSGGQQQRLALARALVREPKLLLLDEPLSNLDALLREQMRSEIKRLQTEWGVTTIYVTHDQSEAMALSDRVAVLNNGVIAQMGTPIDIYDRPRCEFVANFIGRTNLLRGKLASQVRAGDIAAVHTSIGAIRCMFSSSMTAGHQISFVIRPENIELQPLNGSASEAAPNSVSGLVQGKVFLGEVAEYTIGVDGDQSLIARTHPSIGLNRGDRVRASFPENKVIAICD